In Fundulus heteroclitus isolate FHET01 chromosome 8, MU-UCD_Fhet_4.1, whole genome shotgun sequence, a genomic segment contains:
- the hook3 gene encoding protein Hook homolog 3 isoform X1: MSTSECLDRMELCESLLTWIQTFGVEAPCKTVEDMTSGVVMAQVLQKIDASYFNDAWSSRIKPEAGDNWRLKVSNLKKILKGILDYYQEVLGQQINDFTLPDVNLIGEHSDAAELGRMLQLILGCAVNCEQKQEYIQTIMVMEESVQHVVMTAIQELMSKETAVAPGGNDSYVDLDRELKKTIEELSDALSTKEEIAQRCRELDLQALHAQEERDRLRLDLNELEERVAALQEEKSSLLAENQVLMERLNQSDSIEDINSPAGRRHLQLQTQLEQLQEETFRLEAAKDDYRIRCEELEKELLDVKSQNEELTALADEAQSLKDEMDVLRHSSDKVSKLEGTVEHYKKKLEDMGLLRRQIKLLEEKHTVLMQTNVSLEEELRKANATKGQLETYKRQVVELQNRLSEESKKADKMEFEYKRVKEKVDSLQKEKDRMRTERDSLKETIEELHCVQAQEGQLTSSLFPLGGSEGSDSLAAEITTPEIREHLIRLQHENKMLKLAQEGSDNEKIALLQSLLEDANRRKSELETENRLINQRLMEEQSQVEELQKTVQEQGSKADDSSVLKKKYDEHVEKLQELNNELLKKNALIDEMEPKYNASSQRVDDLEEALKKKDEEMKQMEERYKKYLEKAKSVIRTLDPKQNQGSGPEVQALKNQLQEKERMLHSLEKEMDKTKVQRDHEEKLIVSAWYNMGMTMQKKAAEERLANSGSGQSFLARQRQATSTRRSYPGHIQPATARSMSNITA, from the exons ATGAGTACATCAGAGTGCTTGGATCGAATGGAGCTCTGTGAAAGTCTCTTGACATGG atcCAAACATTTGGAGTGGAAGCACCGTGCAAGACGGTGGAAGATATGACCAGTGGTGTCGTAATGGCTCAAGTCCTGCAGAAAAT AGATGCATCATATTTCAATGATGCTTGGAGTAGCAGAATCAAGCCAGAGGCCGGGGACAACTGGAGGTTAAAG gtcaGCAATCTAAAGAAAATCCTGAAAGGGATACTGGACTATTACCAGGAA gtcTTAGGTCAACAAATCAATGATTTCACACTACCCGATGTAAACTTGATAGGAGAACACTCTGACGCGGCAGAACTTGGGAGAATGTTACAACTCATACTGGGCTGTGCTGTCAACTGCGAGCAGAAACAAG AATACATCCAGACCATAATGGTGATGGAGGAATCCGTGCAGCATGTTGTCATGACCGCCATCCAGGAG ctgatgAGTAAAGAGACTGCAGTCGCCCCAGGAGGAAATGACTCGTATGTAGATCTAGACAGAGAG CTGAAGAAGACGATCGAGGAGCTGAGCGATGCTTTGTCAACCAAGGAAGAGATTGCCCAGAGGTGTCGTGAGCTTGACTTGCAG GCCCTCCATGCCCAAGAGGAGCGTGATAGACTGAGGTTAGACTTAAATGAGCTAGAAGAGAGG GTAGCAGCTCTGCAAGAGGAGAAGAGCAGTCTGTTGGCAGAAAACCAGGTCCTCATGGAGAGACTCAACCAGTCGGACTCCATTGAAGACATAAACAGCCCCGCTGGACGAAGACATCTCCAGTTGCAGACACAGCTGGAACAGCTACAGGAGGAAACCTTCAG GCTGGAGGCGGCAAAAGACGACTACCGGATCCGCTGCGAGGAGCTTGAGAAAGAGCTCCTGGATGTAAAGTCCCAGAATGAAGAACTCACAGCTCTGGCAGATGAAGCCCAGTCTCTCAAGGATGAGATGGATGTCCTCAG ACACTCATCTGACAAGGTGTCCAAACTGGAGGGCACGGTGGAACACTACAAGAAGAAACTGGAAGACATGGGGCTGCTCAGGAGACAG ATTAAGCTTCTGGAGGAGAAGCACACCGTGTTAATGCAGACCAATGTCAGCCTGGAGGAAGAGCTTCGAAAGGCCAATGCTACCAAGGGCCAGCTGGAGACCTACAAGAGACAG GTTGTTGAACTTCAGAACAGGCTCTCAGAAGAGTCTAAAAAGGCCGACAAGATGGAGTTTGAGTACAAACGAGTCAAAGAGAAAGTGGACTCtctacagaaagaaaaagac CGcatgagaacagagagagaTTCGCTGAAGGAAACTATCGAGGAACTCCACTGCGTCCAGGCCCAAGAGGGACAGCTTACATCAA GTTTGTTCCCACTAGGGGGCAGCGAAGGCTCAGATTCGCTGGCTGCTGAGATCACCACTCCAGAAATTCG AGAACATCTGATCCGTCTTcaacatgaaaacaaaatgctgaaacTGGCCCAGGAGGGATCTGACAATGAGAAGATCGCTCTGCTCCAGAGTCTGCTAGAAGATGCCAACAGAAGGAAAAGTGAACTGGAGACAGAGAACAG ACTGATCAATCAGCGattgatggaggagcagagccagGTAGAAGAGCTCCAAAAGACTGTCCAGGAACAGGGTTCAAAAGCAGATGAT TCATCAGTTCTGAAGAAGAAATATGATGAACACGT GGAGAAATTACAAGAACTGAACAATGAGTTGCTGAAGAAGAACGCCCTCATCGATGAAATGGAGCCAAAATACAACGCCAGCT CCCAACGGGTGGACGATCTTGAAGAGGCGCTGAAGAAAAAGGACGAAGAGATGAAACAGATGGAGGAGAGATACAAGAAATATCTGGAAAAAGCAAAGAGC GTTATTCGGACGCTGGACCCGAAGCAGAACCAGGGATCCGGTCCAGAGGTTCAGGCTCTCAAAAACCAGCTGCAGGAGAAGGAGAGAATGCTGCACTCCCTGGAG aaagaaatggaCAAGACAAAAGTCCAGCGAGATCACGAGGAGAAACTGATTGTTTCAGCCTGGTACAACATG GGCATGACTATGCAGAAGAAGGCGGCTGAAGAGCGACTTGCCAACTCCGGCTCTGGCCAGTCCTTCCTGGCTCGACAGAGACAAGCCACCAGCACACGGCGCTCCTACCCGGGCCATATCCAGCCAGCTACCGCAAG ATCCATGAG CAATATCACTGCATGA
- the hook3 gene encoding protein Hook homolog 3 isoform X2, with product MSTSECLDRMELCESLLTWIQTFGVEAPCKTVEDMTSGVVMAQVLQKIDASYFNDAWSSRIKPEAGDNWRLKVSNLKKILKGILDYYQEVLGQQINDFTLPDVNLIGEHSDAAELGRMLQLILGCAVNCEQKQEYIQTIMVMEESVQHVVMTAIQELMSKETAVAPGGNDSYVDLDRELKKTIEELSDALSTKEEIAQRCRELDLQALHAQEERDRLRLDLNELEERVAALQEEKSSLLAENQVLMERLNQSDSIEDINSPAGRRHLQLQTQLEQLQEETFRLEAAKDDYRIRCEELEKELLDVKSQNEELTALADEAQSLKDEMDVLRHSSDKVSKLEGTVEHYKKKLEDMGLLRRQIKLLEEKHTVLMQTNVSLEEELRKANATKGQLETYKRQVVELQNRLSEESKKADKMEFEYKRVKEKVDSLQKEKDRMRTERDSLKETIEELHCVQAQEGQLTSSLFPLGGSEGSDSLAAEITTPEIREHLIRLQHENKMLKLAQEGSDNEKIALLQSLLEDANRRKSELETENRLINQRLMEEQSQVEELQKTVQEQGSKADDSSVLKKKYDEHVEKLQELNNELLKKNALIDEMEPKYNASSQRVDDLEEALKKKDEEMKQMEERYKKYLEKAKSVIRTLDPKQNQGSGPEVQALKNQLQEKERMLHSLEKEMDKTKVQRDHEEKLIVSAWYNMGMTMQKKAAEERLANSGSGQSFLARQRQATSTRRSYPGHIQPATASNITA from the exons ATGAGTACATCAGAGTGCTTGGATCGAATGGAGCTCTGTGAAAGTCTCTTGACATGG atcCAAACATTTGGAGTGGAAGCACCGTGCAAGACGGTGGAAGATATGACCAGTGGTGTCGTAATGGCTCAAGTCCTGCAGAAAAT AGATGCATCATATTTCAATGATGCTTGGAGTAGCAGAATCAAGCCAGAGGCCGGGGACAACTGGAGGTTAAAG gtcaGCAATCTAAAGAAAATCCTGAAAGGGATACTGGACTATTACCAGGAA gtcTTAGGTCAACAAATCAATGATTTCACACTACCCGATGTAAACTTGATAGGAGAACACTCTGACGCGGCAGAACTTGGGAGAATGTTACAACTCATACTGGGCTGTGCTGTCAACTGCGAGCAGAAACAAG AATACATCCAGACCATAATGGTGATGGAGGAATCCGTGCAGCATGTTGTCATGACCGCCATCCAGGAG ctgatgAGTAAAGAGACTGCAGTCGCCCCAGGAGGAAATGACTCGTATGTAGATCTAGACAGAGAG CTGAAGAAGACGATCGAGGAGCTGAGCGATGCTTTGTCAACCAAGGAAGAGATTGCCCAGAGGTGTCGTGAGCTTGACTTGCAG GCCCTCCATGCCCAAGAGGAGCGTGATAGACTGAGGTTAGACTTAAATGAGCTAGAAGAGAGG GTAGCAGCTCTGCAAGAGGAGAAGAGCAGTCTGTTGGCAGAAAACCAGGTCCTCATGGAGAGACTCAACCAGTCGGACTCCATTGAAGACATAAACAGCCCCGCTGGACGAAGACATCTCCAGTTGCAGACACAGCTGGAACAGCTACAGGAGGAAACCTTCAG GCTGGAGGCGGCAAAAGACGACTACCGGATCCGCTGCGAGGAGCTTGAGAAAGAGCTCCTGGATGTAAAGTCCCAGAATGAAGAACTCACAGCTCTGGCAGATGAAGCCCAGTCTCTCAAGGATGAGATGGATGTCCTCAG ACACTCATCTGACAAGGTGTCCAAACTGGAGGGCACGGTGGAACACTACAAGAAGAAACTGGAAGACATGGGGCTGCTCAGGAGACAG ATTAAGCTTCTGGAGGAGAAGCACACCGTGTTAATGCAGACCAATGTCAGCCTGGAGGAAGAGCTTCGAAAGGCCAATGCTACCAAGGGCCAGCTGGAGACCTACAAGAGACAG GTTGTTGAACTTCAGAACAGGCTCTCAGAAGAGTCTAAAAAGGCCGACAAGATGGAGTTTGAGTACAAACGAGTCAAAGAGAAAGTGGACTCtctacagaaagaaaaagac CGcatgagaacagagagagaTTCGCTGAAGGAAACTATCGAGGAACTCCACTGCGTCCAGGCCCAAGAGGGACAGCTTACATCAA GTTTGTTCCCACTAGGGGGCAGCGAAGGCTCAGATTCGCTGGCTGCTGAGATCACCACTCCAGAAATTCG AGAACATCTGATCCGTCTTcaacatgaaaacaaaatgctgaaacTGGCCCAGGAGGGATCTGACAATGAGAAGATCGCTCTGCTCCAGAGTCTGCTAGAAGATGCCAACAGAAGGAAAAGTGAACTGGAGACAGAGAACAG ACTGATCAATCAGCGattgatggaggagcagagccagGTAGAAGAGCTCCAAAAGACTGTCCAGGAACAGGGTTCAAAAGCAGATGAT TCATCAGTTCTGAAGAAGAAATATGATGAACACGT GGAGAAATTACAAGAACTGAACAATGAGTTGCTGAAGAAGAACGCCCTCATCGATGAAATGGAGCCAAAATACAACGCCAGCT CCCAACGGGTGGACGATCTTGAAGAGGCGCTGAAGAAAAAGGACGAAGAGATGAAACAGATGGAGGAGAGATACAAGAAATATCTGGAAAAAGCAAAGAGC GTTATTCGGACGCTGGACCCGAAGCAGAACCAGGGATCCGGTCCAGAGGTTCAGGCTCTCAAAAACCAGCTGCAGGAGAAGGAGAGAATGCTGCACTCCCTGGAG aaagaaatggaCAAGACAAAAGTCCAGCGAGATCACGAGGAGAAACTGATTGTTTCAGCCTGGTACAACATG GGCATGACTATGCAGAAGAAGGCGGCTGAAGAGCGACTTGCCAACTCCGGCTCTGGCCAGTCCTTCCTGGCTCGACAGAGACAAGCCACCAGCACACGGCGCTCCTACCCGGGCCATATCCAGCCAGCTACCGCAAG CAATATCACTGCATGA
- the hook3 gene encoding protein Hook homolog 3 isoform X3 has product MSTSECLDRMELCESLLTWIQTFGVEAPCKTVEDMTSGVVMAQVLQKIDASYFNDAWSSRIKPEAGDNWRLKVSNLKKILKGILDYYQEVLGQQINDFTLPDVNLIGEHSDAAELGRMLQLILGCAVNCEQKQEYIQTIMVMEESVQHVVMTAIQELMSKETAVAPGGNDSYVDLDRELKKTIEELSDALSTKEEIAQRCRELDLQVAALQEEKSSLLAENQVLMERLNQSDSIEDINSPAGRRHLQLQTQLEQLQEETFRLEAAKDDYRIRCEELEKELLDVKSQNEELTALADEAQSLKDEMDVLRHSSDKVSKLEGTVEHYKKKLEDMGLLRRQIKLLEEKHTVLMQTNVSLEEELRKANATKGQLETYKRQVVELQNRLSEESKKADKMEFEYKRVKEKVDSLQKEKDRMRTERDSLKETIEELHCVQAQEGQLTSSLFPLGGSEGSDSLAAEITTPEIREHLIRLQHENKMLKLAQEGSDNEKIALLQSLLEDANRRKSELETENRLINQRLMEEQSQVEELQKTVQEQGSKADDSSVLKKKYDEHVEKLQELNNELLKKNALIDEMEPKYNASSQRVDDLEEALKKKDEEMKQMEERYKKYLEKAKSVIRTLDPKQNQGSGPEVQALKNQLQEKERMLHSLEKEMDKTKVQRDHEEKLIVSAWYNMGMTMQKKAAEERLANSGSGQSFLARQRQATSTRRSYPGHIQPATARSMSNITA; this is encoded by the exons ATGAGTACATCAGAGTGCTTGGATCGAATGGAGCTCTGTGAAAGTCTCTTGACATGG atcCAAACATTTGGAGTGGAAGCACCGTGCAAGACGGTGGAAGATATGACCAGTGGTGTCGTAATGGCTCAAGTCCTGCAGAAAAT AGATGCATCATATTTCAATGATGCTTGGAGTAGCAGAATCAAGCCAGAGGCCGGGGACAACTGGAGGTTAAAG gtcaGCAATCTAAAGAAAATCCTGAAAGGGATACTGGACTATTACCAGGAA gtcTTAGGTCAACAAATCAATGATTTCACACTACCCGATGTAAACTTGATAGGAGAACACTCTGACGCGGCAGAACTTGGGAGAATGTTACAACTCATACTGGGCTGTGCTGTCAACTGCGAGCAGAAACAAG AATACATCCAGACCATAATGGTGATGGAGGAATCCGTGCAGCATGTTGTCATGACCGCCATCCAGGAG ctgatgAGTAAAGAGACTGCAGTCGCCCCAGGAGGAAATGACTCGTATGTAGATCTAGACAGAGAG CTGAAGAAGACGATCGAGGAGCTGAGCGATGCTTTGTCAACCAAGGAAGAGATTGCCCAGAGGTGTCGTGAGCTTGACTTGCAG GTAGCAGCTCTGCAAGAGGAGAAGAGCAGTCTGTTGGCAGAAAACCAGGTCCTCATGGAGAGACTCAACCAGTCGGACTCCATTGAAGACATAAACAGCCCCGCTGGACGAAGACATCTCCAGTTGCAGACACAGCTGGAACAGCTACAGGAGGAAACCTTCAG GCTGGAGGCGGCAAAAGACGACTACCGGATCCGCTGCGAGGAGCTTGAGAAAGAGCTCCTGGATGTAAAGTCCCAGAATGAAGAACTCACAGCTCTGGCAGATGAAGCCCAGTCTCTCAAGGATGAGATGGATGTCCTCAG ACACTCATCTGACAAGGTGTCCAAACTGGAGGGCACGGTGGAACACTACAAGAAGAAACTGGAAGACATGGGGCTGCTCAGGAGACAG ATTAAGCTTCTGGAGGAGAAGCACACCGTGTTAATGCAGACCAATGTCAGCCTGGAGGAAGAGCTTCGAAAGGCCAATGCTACCAAGGGCCAGCTGGAGACCTACAAGAGACAG GTTGTTGAACTTCAGAACAGGCTCTCAGAAGAGTCTAAAAAGGCCGACAAGATGGAGTTTGAGTACAAACGAGTCAAAGAGAAAGTGGACTCtctacagaaagaaaaagac CGcatgagaacagagagagaTTCGCTGAAGGAAACTATCGAGGAACTCCACTGCGTCCAGGCCCAAGAGGGACAGCTTACATCAA GTTTGTTCCCACTAGGGGGCAGCGAAGGCTCAGATTCGCTGGCTGCTGAGATCACCACTCCAGAAATTCG AGAACATCTGATCCGTCTTcaacatgaaaacaaaatgctgaaacTGGCCCAGGAGGGATCTGACAATGAGAAGATCGCTCTGCTCCAGAGTCTGCTAGAAGATGCCAACAGAAGGAAAAGTGAACTGGAGACAGAGAACAG ACTGATCAATCAGCGattgatggaggagcagagccagGTAGAAGAGCTCCAAAAGACTGTCCAGGAACAGGGTTCAAAAGCAGATGAT TCATCAGTTCTGAAGAAGAAATATGATGAACACGT GGAGAAATTACAAGAACTGAACAATGAGTTGCTGAAGAAGAACGCCCTCATCGATGAAATGGAGCCAAAATACAACGCCAGCT CCCAACGGGTGGACGATCTTGAAGAGGCGCTGAAGAAAAAGGACGAAGAGATGAAACAGATGGAGGAGAGATACAAGAAATATCTGGAAAAAGCAAAGAGC GTTATTCGGACGCTGGACCCGAAGCAGAACCAGGGATCCGGTCCAGAGGTTCAGGCTCTCAAAAACCAGCTGCAGGAGAAGGAGAGAATGCTGCACTCCCTGGAG aaagaaatggaCAAGACAAAAGTCCAGCGAGATCACGAGGAGAAACTGATTGTTTCAGCCTGGTACAACATG GGCATGACTATGCAGAAGAAGGCGGCTGAAGAGCGACTTGCCAACTCCGGCTCTGGCCAGTCCTTCCTGGCTCGACAGAGACAAGCCACCAGCACACGGCGCTCCTACCCGGGCCATATCCAGCCAGCTACCGCAAG ATCCATGAG CAATATCACTGCATGA
- the hook3 gene encoding protein Hook homolog 3 isoform X4 translates to MSTSECLDRMELCESLLTWIQTFGVEAPCKTVEDMTSGVVMAQVLQKIDASYFNDAWSSRIKPEAGDNWRLKVSNLKKILKGILDYYQEVLGQQINDFTLPDVNLIGEHSDAAELGRMLQLILGCAVNCEQKQEYIQTIMVMEESVQHVVMTAIQELMSKETAVAPGGNDSYVDLDRELKKTIEELSDALSTKEEIAQRCRELDLQVAALQEEKSSLLAENQVLMERLNQSDSIEDINSPAGRRHLQLQTQLEQLQEETFRLEAAKDDYRIRCEELEKELLDVKSQNEELTALADEAQSLKDEMDVLRHSSDKVSKLEGTVEHYKKKLEDMGLLRRQIKLLEEKHTVLMQTNVSLEEELRKANATKGQLETYKRQVVELQNRLSEESKKADKMEFEYKRVKEKVDSLQKEKDRMRTERDSLKETIEELHCVQAQEGQLTSSLFPLGGSEGSDSLAAEITTPEIREHLIRLQHENKMLKLAQEGSDNEKIALLQSLLEDANRRKSELETENRLINQRLMEEQSQVEELQKTVQEQGSKADDSSVLKKKYDEHVEKLQELNNELLKKNALIDEMEPKYNASSQRVDDLEEALKKKDEEMKQMEERYKKYLEKAKSVIRTLDPKQNQGSGPEVQALKNQLQEKERMLHSLEKEMDKTKVQRDHEEKLIVSAWYNMGMTMQKKAAEERLANSGSGQSFLARQRQATSTRRSYPGHIQPATAR, encoded by the exons ATGAGTACATCAGAGTGCTTGGATCGAATGGAGCTCTGTGAAAGTCTCTTGACATGG atcCAAACATTTGGAGTGGAAGCACCGTGCAAGACGGTGGAAGATATGACCAGTGGTGTCGTAATGGCTCAAGTCCTGCAGAAAAT AGATGCATCATATTTCAATGATGCTTGGAGTAGCAGAATCAAGCCAGAGGCCGGGGACAACTGGAGGTTAAAG gtcaGCAATCTAAAGAAAATCCTGAAAGGGATACTGGACTATTACCAGGAA gtcTTAGGTCAACAAATCAATGATTTCACACTACCCGATGTAAACTTGATAGGAGAACACTCTGACGCGGCAGAACTTGGGAGAATGTTACAACTCATACTGGGCTGTGCTGTCAACTGCGAGCAGAAACAAG AATACATCCAGACCATAATGGTGATGGAGGAATCCGTGCAGCATGTTGTCATGACCGCCATCCAGGAG ctgatgAGTAAAGAGACTGCAGTCGCCCCAGGAGGAAATGACTCGTATGTAGATCTAGACAGAGAG CTGAAGAAGACGATCGAGGAGCTGAGCGATGCTTTGTCAACCAAGGAAGAGATTGCCCAGAGGTGTCGTGAGCTTGACTTGCAG GTAGCAGCTCTGCAAGAGGAGAAGAGCAGTCTGTTGGCAGAAAACCAGGTCCTCATGGAGAGACTCAACCAGTCGGACTCCATTGAAGACATAAACAGCCCCGCTGGACGAAGACATCTCCAGTTGCAGACACAGCTGGAACAGCTACAGGAGGAAACCTTCAG GCTGGAGGCGGCAAAAGACGACTACCGGATCCGCTGCGAGGAGCTTGAGAAAGAGCTCCTGGATGTAAAGTCCCAGAATGAAGAACTCACAGCTCTGGCAGATGAAGCCCAGTCTCTCAAGGATGAGATGGATGTCCTCAG ACACTCATCTGACAAGGTGTCCAAACTGGAGGGCACGGTGGAACACTACAAGAAGAAACTGGAAGACATGGGGCTGCTCAGGAGACAG ATTAAGCTTCTGGAGGAGAAGCACACCGTGTTAATGCAGACCAATGTCAGCCTGGAGGAAGAGCTTCGAAAGGCCAATGCTACCAAGGGCCAGCTGGAGACCTACAAGAGACAG GTTGTTGAACTTCAGAACAGGCTCTCAGAAGAGTCTAAAAAGGCCGACAAGATGGAGTTTGAGTACAAACGAGTCAAAGAGAAAGTGGACTCtctacagaaagaaaaagac CGcatgagaacagagagagaTTCGCTGAAGGAAACTATCGAGGAACTCCACTGCGTCCAGGCCCAAGAGGGACAGCTTACATCAA GTTTGTTCCCACTAGGGGGCAGCGAAGGCTCAGATTCGCTGGCTGCTGAGATCACCACTCCAGAAATTCG AGAACATCTGATCCGTCTTcaacatgaaaacaaaatgctgaaacTGGCCCAGGAGGGATCTGACAATGAGAAGATCGCTCTGCTCCAGAGTCTGCTAGAAGATGCCAACAGAAGGAAAAGTGAACTGGAGACAGAGAACAG ACTGATCAATCAGCGattgatggaggagcagagccagGTAGAAGAGCTCCAAAAGACTGTCCAGGAACAGGGTTCAAAAGCAGATGAT TCATCAGTTCTGAAGAAGAAATATGATGAACACGT GGAGAAATTACAAGAACTGAACAATGAGTTGCTGAAGAAGAACGCCCTCATCGATGAAATGGAGCCAAAATACAACGCCAGCT CCCAACGGGTGGACGATCTTGAAGAGGCGCTGAAGAAAAAGGACGAAGAGATGAAACAGATGGAGGAGAGATACAAGAAATATCTGGAAAAAGCAAAGAGC GTTATTCGGACGCTGGACCCGAAGCAGAACCAGGGATCCGGTCCAGAGGTTCAGGCTCTCAAAAACCAGCTGCAGGAGAAGGAGAGAATGCTGCACTCCCTGGAG aaagaaatggaCAAGACAAAAGTCCAGCGAGATCACGAGGAGAAACTGATTGTTTCAGCCTGGTACAACATG GGCATGACTATGCAGAAGAAGGCGGCTGAAGAGCGACTTGCCAACTCCGGCTCTGGCCAGTCCTTCCTGGCTCGACAGAGACAAGCCACCAGCACACGGCGCTCCTACCCGGGCCATATCCAGCCAGCTACCGCAAGGTAG